The sequence below is a genomic window from Desulfobotulus mexicanus.
CGGCTCAAAGATCTTATACATCAAGTTGCTTCTGAGCGTCAATCTGAGGTCATTGAACTGGAAATTATGCCGGATCATGTGCATCTGCTGATAGAAGTTGATCCCCAATATGGCATTCACAGGTTGGTAAAGCAGCTTAAAGGTTATTCATCAAGGA
It includes:
- the tnpA gene encoding IS200/IS605 family transposase, with the protein product MNYKNNNNVVYSCKYHVIWCSKYRRQVLTGAVAERLKDLIHQVASERQSEVIELEIMPDHVHLLIEVDPQYGIHRLVKQLKGYSSR